TAAGCTTTTTTTCGCTTTCTAGGAACCTCATATTTCTGTATGTAGATCGTCCAGCTCATGATTACTATTAGAAAAAGGGCTATTCCTATTTCAAAAATATAAGGGACTTGAACGACGCCAGCTATAGTGATGAATAACAAAAAATAAAACGTGTACTTCAACATTTTTTCAACAGCATCGGTATAACCACTTGATTTCAAATATTCCTTCTCTTCTTCAGGCCTATTTGAAAAACCGGACAGTAAACTATACTCTTTTTTCTTAACGATTAGGTATGCCAATCCACCATGAATCAGTAACGCAAACCCCATAACAATTAAAAAAATCAGAGTTCCTGTGTTCATGCCTTTCCCCCTTACTAAATCACACGACAAATATATACAATTATTTTCTTGAGATTAATATCTGCTTACTTCAAATATGATACAATTGTATCATAATATGCTATCAGAATATTCCGAATGGAACGCGGGGTGCTTATCAATGTTCAACAACTTTAAAACCAAGTATCAGAGTGTAGAGCACGCGGGTGAAGAACTCCTCAAATTGGTCAGCCAATTTATTGAGGTTAATTCCTTTTGTATTGCCAATTGGGAGAATAACGAAAGCCATATCATGAAAGCTTTCAATCGTAAGGAGCTGATGGTCCAAGAGGGGATTACACAAGCTCGTCTAGATATGTATTGAAAGTTCGTAGCTGATACTGACCGTGAGCCAGTAATTATCCCAGATACTAAGTACAATAAAGAAGCCTTTAGTATGGCAATCACAAAAGAAGCTAATATCCAAAGTTTCTTAGGAGTGCCCATTGTTTTGAAAAATGGAAATTGTTACGGAACATTATGTGCTCTACATAACCACCCCCATGAATTCTTGCAAAAAGATGTTGATTTATTAAGAACGATGGCAACTTTCTTCTCACATGTGATAGACCTGGAAAAGCAGTTGCTGACCGATTCTCTGACCAACGCGCATAACCGTCATTATTTAGAACGATTATTCAATGACTACCGTAAAGAAGACCGTGGATTCCAATCTATCTGTTATCTCGATTTTGATCACTTCATACAAGTGAACCATTCATATGGACATGAAGTTGGAGACCAAATCATGATCCAAGCAGCTAGTCGATTAAAAATCCTATTAAGGGGATATGGTAAAGTCGTTCGTTTAGAACAAGACGAATTCATCTTACTTTTTGACAAAATCTCTGACTTAGAGTTCATTAAGTTATTAGATGTCATCATTGATTCTATGGCCGAACCTCACCTTGTAGGTAACGAGCCACTAACATTGACATTCTCAATCGGTGTAGTCCGCAACGCAGGTTCATATGACACCTTCCAAGAAGTTTTAACTCAAGCAGATAGCGTAATGGCCGTAGCAAAAAAACGAGGTAAAAATAATTATGTAATTGACGAAGTAATGGATGAGGTTGACGAAGCCTTGCACTAGACACAATGAGAGGTGATTTTTTGGAAACAGTAGATGAAAAAGGCAAAGAACAATGGCATAAAGAAGAAGCTGTTAGCAACTTCAATCTGACATGGGACTTGATCGATAAAGTCAATCGCTCGAAAGAAGAAGATTTACTCATGATCCACCAAGCACATGCTTCGAGATTCCACTGGGGACAGATCGGCACTCCCATTGAATTAGCTAGAGGGGAATGGCAAATTTCAAGAGTATATGCCCTACTCCAAATGGGCGAGAGCGCTTTATATCATGCTGAAATGTGTCTAGGATACTGTGAAGAAAACGATATTGGTGATTTCGATTTAGCATTTGCCTATGAAGCGCTGGCCCGTGCATATAAAGTAAGCAAATTTAAGACGATGTCCGAGAAGTATTATGACCTTGCAATGCGGGCGGCAGACGATATAGAGAAGCCCGAAGATCGGAACCACTTTTTAAGTGAGTTAGGTACCATAAAGGATTAAGAAAAGCCGCCCTAGAATAACGAACTACCATTATTCCAGAGCGGCTTTTCAGTTCTAATTTTTTACTAATTCTGCATGACTAGCAACTTTTTTACCTCTATCGATTAACGTCTTCAACTCTTCACTTCTATCTTTCAATCGTTCTAATTCAGTTTCCACTTCTTGTTTAGCTAAAGGTAACCAGTCATTACCCTCGAGTAATTCGAAAATCTCTATTCTGAGCAACCAATCATCTGTATGACTTGCTTGCAGTTCTCCCCATACTCGCTCTAATTCTCCTTCAGGGTCATCTACTCGACCTTCACGGATATCACGAACCTCCTGATACAATTGCTCCAAAGGTGATAATGCAGGTTGAACTGTTGAGCGGTCTTCATCTTCCTCTACAACTTCAGGATAAAATGCCTCACCATCAGCAGCTCCGGCAAATACTGATATGATACTTTCGCCAACTGCCATATCAAAAGTTCCCCATTCAGGTTCAAAAAGAACATTGTCCCCAAGTGACACCTTGCAATTCGTAAACGGTATCAATACTAGTCTTCCATTTTTACGCACAAGATCTTCTACTTTTCCTTCAACCGTCACGCCACTTTCAAATTCCAAGATTACTTCTTCTTCCTTTATAATTCCTAGCTCATTCAATTGACCTTCCGACAGTTCTTCTAGCGGTGCATCGACAGATTTTAATCTTCCTACTGGGGAACCAAATCCATCTGCATGATAATCAGTACCATGACCGGGGATCTGAAGGTCATCAGTCGCTAACGCAGTAGGACCTGATGTTTTGAAATAAGCCGCTTCTCCAGATACATCTGTTATACGTTCGCTGAATATGCCTGTAATTTGTAAGCCTGAAGACAATACGGTAGTTGCAGTGTTTTCTGACTGAATTGCTTTATCCAAGCTTTCAGTTCCACCTTTTTTGAATGCCATTTCTTCCGCAAATTCTTCAAGACCTTCAATCAATTGTTCGAAACTCTCGCATACGAATAATTGAGGTTGTGGTTTGGTTATGTCAAACCCAGTATGCACAATTTCTTGAACGTCAAACGGGATTTTTTTCACTTCAGGATTTAAAATATTACTTCCTTCAGCAACTGAAGATAAAAGACCCGCACCATAGATTTTTGGTTCATCAACAGTACCAATCAATCCGTATTCAACTGTCCACCAGTACAAACGGCCAATCTTCTCTGCTTCTGATAAACCTTTAATTGCTGTTTCTTTTTCATCCAAGGTTTGTTTGGCATCCGCTATTTCCTCTTCGGTCGCATCTCCTTTTTCTAGAAGATTAGAGTAAGTACGTAAAGCTTCAAAATGTTCATGTTCCTCTTTGGTGGCAATTGCTTTTTTTCCAATTTCACCGAACAATTTAACATATTTTGAATAGGTTTCATCACAAAGTATCGGTGCGTGGCCGGCAGCTTCATGAATGATATCTGGAGCAGGTGTGTATTGTATATTTTCTAATTTACGAATATCCGTCGCAATAGGTAGCACACCATTCCCTTGAAATTCAAAGAAAGCTACTCCTGGAATAAAACCATCGATAGTTGCAGCTCCCCAACCAAAAGGTTCTAAACTTTTATTCATTTGATTAACATTCGGAATTTTTTCAATGGTAATCCCTGAAGCTTCTAAACCATCAGTATATGTCTCATGCGCAAGGTCTTTCAATGTATGATGGTTTTGACGCATAACAAAACGCCAAACCGAATGATTAATGGGTGTGTAGGATTCATAGTGCTGATTCGCCGTATACTTCTTCAAATGTTTTGGTACTGTTTTTAAACTCATTAAATCCGCCTCCTTGAATACATCTGCTTAAAAGCATAAACGCTTAAACGCTTTTAATCACTAAAGAAATGTTATACACTAATTTACAAGAGGTATTCTAAGTTGTCAATATATATTAATATTTTATGTGTGTTAATGAGATCTGTTCAAAGCATTAATTTACCAATTTAGTTATGAGTGTTATAAAAATTGTAAAAAATATTTCCATTTTTTGATTCATTTCCGTTTATTTCTATGATAAAATGTTAAGATAAACACATTCTATATTTAAATTTTTTAAATATTTAAATAAATATTTAATAATTTCTTCAATATTGAGTTTCTATCACACAAAGATAAAAGATAGCAAAATTGGTAATTGTTAAGCGGCGAACTAAATACGAGAGGTAATATAATTGAAGGGACTATTCTTATGAATAAAAATCCTACATTCAATAAAAGCACAGAAATCGGAAAAAGAATACAAGAGTTGAGACACTTTTTCAAAATGACTCAAAAGGAGTTAGCCGAGGGGATTTGTACTTCTGCTTACATTAGTCGAGTAGAAAACGGATCTTCTATCATTAACGCAGATTTATTATTCATGATATCGGAAAAATTCGGTGTAGATATCAACTATTTTTATGACTCACCATACAGCCTTCGGGAAGATCATTCATTAAAAGTAGAAAATGAAGCTCGCGAATATGTTAATATCGGAGATTATGAAGCTCTCGAATTGCTTATACAAAGGGAAGAGAAAACACCTTTCATGCAAAACGAAAGATTTAAACAATTTATTTTATGGCATAAATCAATTTGTGAACGTTACCTATATGAGAATTTGGATGAGGCTTTGAAATTGATGGATGCTGCGTTATCGCTGTGTCACACAAGTGAAAAAGCGATGTCCGAACGCGAGATTCAGATGTTTATGCACAAGGCGAACATATATACAGACTTGGACTTGGACGAGAAAGCAATAAAACTTTATCAGAACCTTTTAACAGCAATTGATACGTTACCAACTCTTACTAATAAGAGTATCGCGGTAATGGTCCACTATAACCTAGTGAGAATGTATTTCTACCAAGAAATGTATGATGAAGTTCTTGAGCTAGCTAATGACGGAATAAATATATGTAAGCAAACCCAATCAGTTTATGGTTTAGCACACTTATATTACATTATAGCTCGAACTTATGCAGAATTAGGAAATTACCAGTCTGCATTAGGTTACTACAGAAGATCTAACGACATGTTTAATTTCACAAATCAGGAACGACACAGCAAAAAAGCTTTGAAGGAAATTCAAGAAATTGAAGATATGTTAAAAACTTTATAAAATTCCGTCTGTCATGTAAGAAATAAAACCCCGAATAACGGACCTTCTCAAATGTCCATTACTCGGGGTTTAGTTCATAATTCAAGCACGTGTTTTTTAAAAGAATTCTTCTAACCCTTCAACTGTAGTAGGTTTGCTATAATAATAACCTTGAAAGATACGACAACCGAAACTCTGGATAATATTCAAATGCTCCTCCGTTTCGATCCCCTCTGCTACTACATTCAATTCTAAATCTATTGCTAGACGGATAATTGTCTCGCAAATACGTTGGTCTACCGTGTTTTCATTTACGTCATGGACGAAAGTTTGATCCAGTTTAATCGTGTCAATCGGCAAGTATTTTAAATAATTCAAGGACGAATATGTCGTTCCAAAATCGTCAATTGAAATTCTAATACCCATACGCTGGACCTCTTCCATGATAATTGCGACGTCTTTCAAGTTCTCCATCAAGGAAGTTTCAGTAATTTCAATTGAAAGATAATCAGCTGGAAAACCAGTATCATCCAAGATTGATTGTAACCTTTCCACGAACTTACCATTAACGATGTTTAATGCCGAAGTATTCACAGATACTCGGAAAGGCCTTCCCAATTCATCTATTAACTTTTTCATGTCATGACAAGCTTTTCTGCATACCATTTCGTCTATATGATGAATTAACCCATTTTTCTCAGCAAAACAGATAAATTGATTGGGTGGTACTAGCCCTTTTTCAGGGTGCTGCCATCGAGCTAACACCTCTACGCCATATAATTGTTTTTCGTCATCTATCATTATTGGTTGGTAGTAAGGTACAAATTGTTCCTCTTCAATGGCATGTTCGATTACAGACTTGTAACTATCCGTAGTTTCATAAATACTCTCCAACTGCTCATCACGTTGTTCATGATAAGTAATATCTAACTTGACACGTTCACTTTCAGCTTTTATATAATTTGAAATGATCAACGAGATTAGTTCGTTGTAGGATTTGATTGTATCAATTTCTTGTGCGCTCGGTCTTTGTACTTCTTTTGAATACATCGCAAAAGTTGCAATCACTTTATTTCCGCCTGGGGCGAAAACTGGAACCGACCAACAAGATTTCAAGTCATGCTTTTTCGCAAGGTCTCTGAAATCCTCCCATTTTGGATCTTTGAAAATATCTTCAGTTATCACAATCTCTTTCTTTATGACCGAAGCTCCACATGTTCCCATTTGATCATGAACCTGTCGGTGGTTACAATGTTCTACCAATTCATCGGATAAAGTATGAGTAACCCCATCCACAAATTCCGAACCACTTTCGTTAAGAATCATGATGGTACAATAAGTACCTTCGAACCTTTTTTCAAAAAACTTCAATGACTTGATTAATACATCCCGTAATGGTATTCCATCACTAATGTATTGAGCAATATACTGGTAACCCTCTACAAAGTCTTCCGGAGACAACACTCGCTCTTCAGTTGCAAATTCGTGTACCATTGTAAAGACCTCCTGACATCATATTTAGACGCTCATCTGAAATTTGTTAGTGAATCTATCGACTGCTATAATATATAATCAATATGTCATAAACTTTCGACATAATTTGCAATTTAGTTAAAATAAAATATAAAGTAATATTTTTTCACTTTATATCATGGTGGGTTTATTTAGAAAGAAAAGGGCTACACGTTACTAAGCGTGGTAGCCCATATACAATTGGTGGTTGTATTATTTTATTCCTTCTTAGTCTAAAGCTCCAAGGTCATTCTTATCTTTACCGATTCCCATAATTTCCATTTGGACTGTTTGATCACTGCTATAAACACCATCAGCAGTAGTCAATCCAACTGCAAATAAAATAATTGCCATGAACGTAATAATTTTTTTCATGAATATTACCTCCTACTTTTAATTTGATACTATTATCCTACCACGTTATCAAAAAGTACTAGATACCAACCTCAAGCGATATGAGCAAAAAATGTATTGTATTTCTTTGATTTACTTCGTTTTTCTAGAAAAATATAAACATTGGAATATTTTTTTGAAAGGATTTGTAAAATGAGCGAATATCTATCAAACAATAGTAGAGAAGATATCGGGAGAAGAATCCTTGAACTACGAAAATATTTTCGTATGACTCAAAAAGATCTTTGCGAGGGGATATGTACACAAGCCTATATAAGTAAAATCGAAAATGGTTCTTTAGCTATTGCTGCGGATATTTTGTTCATGATTGCCGAACGATTCGGAATAGATATAAATTATTTCTATGATTCGACTTACAATTTACGAGCAGATTATTCATTGGATGTTGAAATTCTATCTCGAGAACTTGTCCAGCTAGACGAATATGAAGAGCTTGAAGAGTTAATTAAGAGAGAAGAAAAAACCCCATTAATGCAGAATGACAAGTTCAGACAATTCATTTTGTGGCATAAATCTCTGTATCTTAGATATCTATATAAAGATTATGAACAATCTTTAAAGTTATTGAATGAGGCTTTGGACTTATTTCAAACAAGTCAAAAAGTAAAGTCAGAAAGAGAGGTACAGATCTTACTGAACAAAGGAAACTTATACGTAGATATAGATGACTACGATAATGCTATAAAGATTTATTTAGAATTACTAGAGGCGATAAAACATATCCCAACTCTTACTAATAAAAATTTAGAAATCATGATTTATGTTAATTTAGCAAGAACATACACGTTGATCGGACAATTTAAAAAGTCTGCGGAACTTGCTGAAAAAGGAATATTCTTAAATAGAAAGAATCACTCTATGTATGGCTTGGGTAATCTCTTTTTTATACTCGCTCGCAGTCATGAGGAAATGCAAAACTTCGAAGAAGCCCTTGAAAACTATCGACATTCAAAATATGTTCTAATACTAACTGGAAATGAAAAGCTAGCACCAAAAGTCCAAGTGAAAATAGATGAAATTAATCAATTCACCTAATTTTTTTAGTCATATACTCTTAATTATAGCTCCTAAGGATGTGAAATAATGCCAACTTGTGCACATTGCGGCCGCAAATGGTCCTGGAAACAATCTTTGAACAGAATGTTTACTCTAAGCCAGGAAATACAATGTCCACATTGCCATCGCAATCAATTTTTTTCTAAAAAAACACGGACCATTAATGCTGTGTTAAATATGTTTATCGTTTCTCCTCTTGCTATCAATATCTTTTTCGATTTAACTCCTTGGATGTTGTTAGGAATGATTGTTGGAATATTCCTAGTTTTAGTGGTAATTTTCCCTTTCTATTTGGAGTTGGACAAAGAAGATCGACCACTTTGGTAAAACAATAAAAGGCAACCCATTCATATGGGTTGCCTCTTCTTATCTATCAAATGGCACTAAATCGTCTTCAGTCAATTCTTCATCACCTATAAACTTTTCTCCAAATATAAGGATGCTGTGGTCATTAGACGGTCCTACACGTCCAGACATATATTGTTTGTCAGTTGTTTCATTCCACACGATTCTAAAGTGTAATTGATCTTGCTCTCTATTGGAATTTGTCAAATCAACATTCACCAATTCCATTTGAAAAATACGATCTCCGTCATGATCATACTGTTGAATAGACATGTCATTGAATTGAAATGGGAACTGTTGTTGGTTAATTTGAATTCCCCCACTCCCTGAACCGAATAGAACATTTTGGTTAGCTTCCGTCACTCGGGTATCTGATATATCTAGCTGCATAAAGCCTTCAACCGATTCATCTGACATATCGTACTCGAATTTATCCAAATTATTTTCTTTATACATTTCAACTGAACTTTCTTCCTTCATCTTGTCATTAGCCAACTCAGCGTGCAATTCCCAAGTTGGTGTTTCGTACCCATTTCCTTCGTCACCTGAAGAAATGAATACGATCATTAATACGATCAACAGACCAATTACCCCGTAAAAGATTGTTTTCACTCTATAAAACTCCTAATACTTTATATATTTTAATAAACTTATTCCAACTCCTAATATACTACATTTCCAACAAAATCGTTAACGAATATAATAAATCAAATTTTTTTTGATTTATTAGTTGACTTTTGAGATACATATGCATATATTGGAATTAGATCAAATAAATTTGATGAAAGGATGAAGCTAAATGACACGTGAATGTGCAGTAAATGAAACTTCATTAGATGATACATTTCAAACTTACGAGAAGAAATTCAAAGCTTTAGCAGATCAACGTCGTCTGCATATTTTAAATGAAATCACTGAACAAGGTGAAGTGTGTGTTTGTGATTTATCAGATAAACTACACTTACCACAATCTAAATTATCTTATCACTTGAAATTGTTGCTGGATGCAGATTTGATTCAGAAAGAAACCCGAGGCACTTGGAGTTATTACACTTTAAACCATAAAGAAATGAACCACTTGTTATCAGAAGAGCTGTGTTGTCTGTTTCGACGGGACTAAATTTTTTTAACCTATTAATCAAAAAAAATTGATTAATTAAGAAAGAAGGAAATTACCATGATGGAAATTCTAAAAAGCTTTATGGGTATCGCACTGGAATTGACTGTTTTATTTGTAGGAATATCTTTTCTCATCCACCTTATACAAGGATTTATACCTTATCAAAAAATGGAGGAGCTGATGGATAAAAGTCACCCTCTGATCAGTGCTTTGATTGCTGTCGCGTTCGCTTTTGTAACACCATTTTGTTCTTGTTCAACCATACCGATCGTTGTGAATTTATTAAAAAATCAAGTGAAATTTTCAATCGTCATGATCTTCTTATTTGCATCGCCAGTGCTAGATTTGACGATCGTTAGTTTGATGACAGTCATTCTTGGTTGGAAAGTAGCTTTGATCTATTCACTCGCAACGATTGTTTTATCGATCATCATCGGGTTTTCACTCAGTTTTCTTGGTTTTGAAAATCAATTGAAGAATGTCATGATGGAGAATTTCTCCCAACAACAACAAGATAAGCGGTTCGACTTAAAGCTCGCATATAAAGAAACTATGATTTTAATGAAACAGGTTTACCCTTTCCTACTCATAGGTGCCGGTATTGGTGCAATCATCCATGGGGCAGTGCCTAGTGAATGGATTGCGACTTATATGGGCGGCGAAAGTTGGTGGTTGGTACCGATCGCAGCAGTAATTGGGATACCTCTATATATAAGGCTCTCAACCATGATCCCTATTTCACAAATACTGATTGTGAAAGGAATGGCTCTTGGTCCAGTCATGGCACTAATGATTGCGTCTGCTGGTGCAAGTTTACCTGAAGTGACCATGTTGCATAGTATTTTCAAGAAAAAGCTAGTTCTTGCGTTCGTCACATCAGTAATCATGATGTCTACATTATCTGGATTCTTATTCTACTTAATTTAAGGAGGTGAATTTGATGAAATGGATCAAATCAATTTTTGATAAAAAAACCGACAAGTCTTGTTGTGATATCGTCATTAAAGAAGTTGAAGAAGAAAAGGAAGCTTGCTGTAAGAAATAATTAAAGAGAGGGGCAACCGCCCCTCTCTTTAATTTGACTTATTCAGGCTCGGGATCAATACCTGGCCGTGAATGTTTAATGAAAAATGCTAAGCCGAGCCCGATCGTCGCAATAATAGTAGCTAACACAAATGACATGTTCACACCGTGAATCAGACCGCTGGTGCCTTGAGATGGTATAGCTTGGTTAGTCATGATTGTGACAAGTAGTGCCGTTCCAACCGCTCCTGCTATTTGTCGCATCGTATTGTTCATCGCAGAGCCGTGTGGCATGAGCTTTTTAGGTAACTGATTCAACCCTGCTGTAGTTACAGGCATCATAACCATCGAAATACCGAACATCCGGGCCGCATTCACAATAGTTAAATACATAAATGTGGTTTCTGTCGTTAAATTCGTAAACATTAATGATGTAACTGTCAGTAATGTAAGGCCGCACACAGCGAGCCATTTAGCTCCGAATTTATCAAATAAACGTCCCGTAATAGGATTCATGATTCCCATGAGAATCGCCCCTGGAAGCAACATCAAACCTGATTCGAATGCTGTAAAGCCGAGCATGTCTTGCATAAATATCGGTAAGATGATGGCCCCTCCTATCATTGTGATAAAGGCGACCATTCCAATACCAGTCGTCAACGCAAACATTTTATATTTGAATATACGGAATTCGAGAATCGGCTTCTTCAACCTCAGTTGTCGGGAAATGAATAAGATAAGCGTGACAGCACCAATACTAAGTGAAGTAATTACCTGCCAATTACCCCAACCGACATTCCCAGCAACACTGAACCCATACAATAGTCCTCCGAACCCAAGTGTAGATTGAATGATCGACACAGGATCGACCTTAGGAAATGTGCGTTCAGTTACATTTTTTAAAATGAAGTAAGCTAAGATGATATCCAAAATAGCGATTGGTAATACGACATAGAATAGGCTTCTCCAAGGGAATTGTTCGACTAAATAGCCTGATAATGTTGGTCCAATTGCAGGTGCGAAAGCAATTACAAGACCGAACATACCCATGGCTTGGCCTCTTTTTTCAATAGGGAACACTAAAAACAAGATTGTTTGCATCAGCGGTAGAATAATGCCTGCACCCGATGCCTGTAAAACCCTTCCTGATAAGAGTACGGTAAAGTTAGGAGCAATAGCGCATACAAGTGTGCCCAAAGCAAATAGCCCCATTGCCGTAAGGAATAGTCTTCTCGTAGTGTACCGCTCGATTAAAAAGGCAGTGATAGGAATCATTATACCGTTAACAAGCATAAAAATAGACTGCAACCACTGAGCGGTGTTTGCAGTAAGATTCAGGTCTCGCATGATATGTGGAAGCGCAGTACCTAATAAGGTTTGATTCAGTATCGCTATGAAAGCACCGGAAATAAGTACAATCATCAAAGGTATGCGATTTATGGATGGAGTGCCGTCTTCATTCGTTTCTATGTCATTAGATTCTGTCATTGTGATCCTTCTCTCTTATGTATAATCGCTAACATTTTATAGTAACAAACATAAAAGAAGTTAGCTAATGGTTTGTTTGTCTCGAATTTCGATCTTATCCATATCAGTGACGAATAAAGAAAGCCCCTATAAGTAGGGGTAATCCCATTTCCCAACCCAAACACTTCACTTTTAATTAAGGATTTGGCAATGATAAAATTTGTAAATAGAGGAGGTTTTCTGTATGGATCCTATTGAATTAACATGGTATATATTGATCGGCTTAGCCTTGGTAGTGACAATATTTTTTGTTATTAAAGATCGTAATAATGAACGTGCAGACATCAAAGAAAGACGAGAGTTACAAGCCTCTGTCCTCTATACAGCCGTTATGTTTGTTATAGGAATTACTTTTTTGATAGTAGAGGGATTCTCTATAAACGTGCTCATTCTTGCTGCATTCTTCGGTATTGGGGTCTGGATGACGAAACGCGCATCAGCTGAATATAAGAAAAAAAAATGAAGTCAATGGGTTATAGTTCGCTTTCTAACCCAATAGATAGAAATAGTTTTATAATCTTCTGAACATGTAAAAGAGCTTGCGGATTTTCGCCACAAGCTCTTTTTCTAACAAAAAGTATCTTTCGATTTGGGTACAGATAGCCCGAATAAAGGCCGTAAATATAAAGCAACGAAAGTTCCAGCCAGTGCAAGAATCCCCCAAATGTAGCCGTGTAGACTGAATGAAGCAATTCCTCCGAAGTATGCTCCAATGTTACATCCGAATGCTAACCTCGCACCATAACCAAGTAACAGTCCGCCGATTACGGAAGCCATTACATTTTTACCGTTAATCTTAGAAAACTTGAACAAACCACCTGCTGCTGATGCTAAGAAAGCTCCTATGATCACTCCAAAGTTCAATACTGTCGTTGAGTCAGCAAAAATTGACGCTTGAAGTACTTGTGCACTTTCACCAGACCAATAACCCCAGCTAGCAACATCGAAGCCTATGAAGTCAGCCACCTTGGATCCCCAAAGTGCGAATGCCGATGTTACTCCCCAAGGGGCTCCACGTGTCATTAAAGTTAGAGCATTCAAGATTGCTAGGACAATTGCGGCAGCAAATAGTGGCCATGACCCTCTCAATATACGTTTCCAACCTGAAGTCGTTGGAACAGGTGCCATTTTAGGTACCCTCTTCTTCTTTTCGACTACCAATGTGATCCACGCAATCAAACCGAAGAGTGCGATTGATAATAGCCATGCTCCACCGTAACCTAAGCCTGTAGTAGTAGCTAGAGAAACAGGTTGAAATGATGGCAGTTCTTCTGTCCAAAACGGTAGATGATAAGCGCCTATCGTTGAACCGACGATGAAGAACAATAACGTAATGAACATGACG
Above is a window of Halalkalibacillus sediminis DNA encoding:
- a CDS encoding permease codes for the protein MEILKSFMGIALELTVLFVGISFLIHLIQGFIPYQKMEELMDKSHPLISALIAVAFAFVTPFCSCSTIPIVVNLLKNQVKFSIVMIFLFASPVLDLTIVSLMTVILGWKVALIYSLATIVLSIIIGFSLSFLGFENQLKNVMMENFSQQQQDKRFDLKLAYKETMILMKQVYPFLLIGAGIGAIIHGAVPSEWIATYMGGESWWLVPIAAVIGIPLYIRLSTMIPISQILIVKGMALGPVMALMIASAGASLPEVTMLHSIFKKKLVLAFVTSVIMMSTLSGFLFYLI
- a CDS encoding MDR family MFS transporter, with translation MTESNDIETNEDGTPSINRIPLMIVLISGAFIAILNQTLLGTALPHIMRDLNLTANTAQWLQSIFMLVNGIMIPITAFLIERYTTRRLFLTAMGLFALGTLVCAIAPNFTVLLSGRVLQASGAGIILPLMQTILFLVFPIEKRGQAMGMFGLVIAFAPAIGPTLSGYLVEQFPWRSLFYVVLPIAILDIILAYFILKNVTERTFPKVDPVSIIQSTLGFGGLLYGFSVAGNVGWGNWQVITSLSIGAVTLILFISRQLRLKKPILEFRIFKYKMFALTTGIGMVAFITMIGGAIILPIFMQDMLGFTAFESGLMLLPGAILMGIMNPITGRLFDKFGAKWLAVCGLTLLTVTSLMFTNLTTETTFMYLTIVNAARMFGISMVMMPVTTAGLNQLPKKLMPHGSAMNNTMRQIAGAVGTALLVTIMTNQAIPSQGTSGLIHGVNMSFVLATIIATIGLGLAFFIKHSRPGIDPEPE
- a CDS encoding YeeE/YedE family protein codes for the protein MESTMNNTKVQPVDEVKDPVERENKQLNPPQMKLIIGGLVVTAVLMVYLMVNFHAMQPLLLIIGLGLGYTLFHARFGFTSAFRRVMSVGNGQALRSHMVMLAAAVTLFAPILAFGVSFFDTGVSGYVAPLGVSLIVGAFMFGVGMQLGGGCASGTLYAVGGGRTVMFITLLFFIVGSTIGAYHLPFWTEELPSFQPVSLATTTGLGYGGAWLLSIALFGLIAWITLVVEKKKRVPKMAPVPTTSGWKRILRGSWPLFAAAIVLAILNALTLMTRGAPWGVTSAFALWGSKVADFIGFDVASWGYWSGESAQVLQASIFADSTTVLNFGVIIGAFLASAAGGLFKFSKINGKNVMASVIGGLLLGYGARLAFGCNIGAYFGGIASFSLHGYIWGILALAGTFVALYLRPLFGLSVPKSKDTFC